The genomic region CGGTCCACGTCCAGCCCCGCGCTGCCCGGGACGAAATCGCGGGTCGTCGCGGGGAGGCCCTGCGCCTCCGCCTGACCGCGCCGCCAGTGGCGGGCGCCGCCAATGCCGCCTGCCTGACCCTCCTCGCCGACCTCCTGACCGTCCCGAAGGCCCGCCTGCGCCTGGTGGCGGGCCCCCACAGCCGGACCAAAGTC from Candidatus Methylomirabilis sp. harbors:
- a CDS encoding DUF167 domain-containing protein codes for the protein MPLLRQAGPDVLLTVHVQPRAARDEIAGRRGEALRLRLTAPPVAGAANAACLTLLADLLTVPKARLRLVAGPHSRTKVIRIAETTVAAVAARLAPHL